In the Fusarium oxysporum f. sp. lycopersici 4287 chromosome 9, whole genome shotgun sequence genome, one interval contains:
- a CDS encoding prefoldin subunit 4, translated as MASLVQRRMLSKADEEAADEVEVRREDQDKINRFSRLHQREILLEEELSTKTKEKEELDDLSTELELADEDEKIQYKIGDAFFHVSVEQAQEMLEQATEKLEEESTSLEEKLSSIREEMTKLKVELYARFGKQINLET; from the exons ATGGCTTCATTAGTACAACGTCGTATG CTTTCAAAGGCGGACGAGGAGGCAGCGGACGAGGTTGAGGTTCGACGTGAGGACCaggacaagatcaacagaTTCAGTCGCCTACACCAGCGAGAAATCCTTTTGGAGGAGGAACTGAGCACAAAAACC aaggaaaaggaagagCTCGACGATTTGTCCACCGAACTTGAACTCGCCGACGAGGACGAAAAGATCCA ATACAAGATTGGCGATGCATTTTTCCATGTCTCGGTAGAGCAGGCTCAGGAGATGCTGGAGCAGGCAACAGAGAAGCTCGAGGAAGAGTCAACATCTTTGGAGGAGAAGCTATCATCTATCCGCGAGGAGAtgaccaagctcaaggtcgAGCTATATGCCAGATTCGGAAAGCAGATCAACCTAGAGACTTGA
- a CDS encoding hypoxia up-regulated 1: protein MASRVSPLMTLLATIFLFTTNVFAISAVLGVDLGTEYIKATLVKPGIPLEIVLTKDSRRKETSAVVFKPSRNGPQKGEYPERAYGADAMALASRFPSDVYPNLKTILGLTTQDSVVQEYAARHPALQLQSHPTRGTAAFKSKSFTDDVEAWMVEELLAMELQSIQKNAEVAAGDGTTVRSIVLTVPPFYTADEKRALQTAAELAGLKVLGLLSDGLAVGLNYATTREFPNVSNGSKPEYNIIFDMGAGSTKATILKFQGRSIKDIGKFNKTVQEVHVLGAGWDRTLGGDSLNYLILDDMVKQFVESKAAQRASVAAESVKSHGRAIAKLTNQVEKVRHVLSANQNTGASFEGLYEDIDFRYKITRTQFEEMAAEHAERITVVINDALKAANLDIIDIDSVILHGGASRTPFVQKVLEKVSGSPEKIRSNVNSDEAAVFGAGFRAAELSPSFRVKEIRIAEGGFYPSGVKWEAKEGKTQHQRLWSAVSPQGAAPKELTFTNEKDFTATFYQQIGSDEKNVKTLTTKNLTATIAAIKQKYPSCVESEVRFKLGVKLSGENGEVEIAKAAVECEAEVKEGLVDGVKNLFGFGKKDQKPLKEGEGSEEEMKDDKSSSSTASPESATASAADSAASGSTEEVKPEAKKREIVGIPVEITIENRGIPALTPAEISKSKDRLKAFAASDKARLQREEALNQLEAFTYKIRDLLEGDAFIAASTEKERTKLAELASETSDWLYADGAEASKDVLKSKLKVLKDLVTPIQKRVEETEKRPEYLTALKQTLENTQGFVDKIKGQIAEHESWHKSASESASASSSVESPSTEAAQEKATGDFDGLEDEDPAVAEARKMEQVIREKGPIPPLYTLEDLKEVIDLHKATLDWLNNLEAKQSKLAATADPVLLIKDLKTKRDKLEKVSVEAALKGARKVEEKNRQAKKAAKEAKKKSKKSKTTSGEASQETVQLNAEDFMKDGEIDKEQLEKLLNDMKKENEKNEKSKKSEGEKKQAHDEL, encoded by the coding sequence atggcatctCGAGTCTCGCCACTCATGACGCTTTTGGCGAcaatcttcctcttcaccacAAATGTTTTCGCAATTTCAGCTGTTCTGGGTGTCGACCTTGGTACCGAGTACATCAAGGCCACTCTTGTCAAGCCTGGGATTCCTTTAGAGATTGTCCTAACGAAGGACTCCCGACGAAAAGAAACCTCCGCCGTTGTCTTTAAGCCCTCCAGAAATGGACCTCAGAAGGGCGAATACCCCGAGAGGGCCTACGGTGCCGACGCCATGGCTCTCGCCTCTCGATTCCCCAGCGACGTCTACCCGAACCTCAAGACCATCCTCGGCCTGACCACTCAAGATTCTGTGGTTCAGGAGTACGCTGCCCGACACCCTGCGCTGCAATTGCAGTCCCATCCTACACGAGGCACCGCCGCATTCAAGAGCAAGTCTTTTACTGACGATGTGGAAGCTTGGATGGTTGAGGAGCTGCTCGCTATGGAGCTGCAGAGCATCCAGAAGAACGCTGAGGTGGCCGCTGGTGACGGAACCACCGTACGCTCCATTGTCCTGACTGTTCCTCCTTTCTACACCGCCGATGAGAAGCGGGCTCTTCAGACAGCTGCTGAGCTTGCTGGTCTTAAGGTTCTGGGGCTTCTCAGCGATGGTCTCGCCGTTGGTTTGAACTACGCTACTACCCGGGAGTTCCCCAACGTCAGCAATGGATCTAAGCCCGAGTACAACATCATTTTCGACATGGGCGCTGGCTCCACCAAGGCTACCATCTTGAAGTTCCAAGGCCGATCTATTAAGGATATTGGCAAGTTCAACAAGACCGTTCAGGAGGTTCACGTCCTAGGCGCTGGTTGGGACCGCACTCTTGGCGGTGACTCCCTCAACTACCTCATTCTAGATGATATGGTCAAGCAATTCGTCGAGTCCAAGGCCGCTCAGAGGGCTTCTGTCGCTGCTGAGAGCGTCAAGTCCCACGGCCGCGCCATTGCGAAGCTCACCAACCAGGTCGAGAAGGTTCGCCATGTCTTGAGTGCCAACCAGAACACCGGAGCCAGCTTCGAGGGCTTGTACGAGGACATCGACTTCCGATACAAGATTACCCGCACCCAATTCGAGGAGATGGCTGCTGAGCATGCTGAGAGAATCACTGTTGTTATCAACGATGCCCTGAAGGCCGCTAACCTCGACATCATTGACATCGACTCTGTCATCCTTCACGGTGGTGCTTCTCGCACTCCTTTCGTCCAGAAGGTCCTTGAGAAGGTCTCTGGCTCTCCTGAGAAGATTCGATCCAACGTCAACTCTGATGAGGCCGCCGTTTTCGGTGCTGGCTTCCGCGCTGCTGAGCTCAGCCCCAGCTTCCGTGTCAAGGAGATCCGAATTGCCGAGGGTGGTTTCTACCCCTCTGGTGTGAAGTGGGAGGCCAAGGAGGGAAAGACTCAGCACCAGCGACTCTGGTCTGCCGTCTCCCCTCAAGGCGCTGCCCCTAAGGAGCTTACATTCACCAACGAGAAGGACTTCACTGCTACTTTCTACCAGCAAATTGGCtctgatgagaagaatgttAAGACTCTGACTACCAAGAACTTGACTGCCACTATCGCTGCTATCAAGCAGAAGTACCCCTCTTGCGTTGAGTCTGAGGTTCGCTTCAAGCTCGGTGTCAAGCTCAGCGGCGAGAatggtgaggttgagattgccaaggctgctgttgagtGCGAGGCCGAGGTTAAGGAAGGCCTTGTAGATGGTGTCAAGAATTTGTTTGGTTTTGGCAAGAAGGATCAGAAGCCTCTCAAGGAGGGTGAAGGCTCTgaggaagagatgaaggatgacaagtcttcttcttccactgCCTCTCCTGAGTCGGCTACCGCTTCAGCAGCCGACTCTGCCGCTTCTGGAAGCACCGAGGAGGTCAAGCCTGAGGCCAAGAAGCGAGAGATTGTTGGTATCCCTGTTGAGATCACCATTGAGAACCGTGGTATTCCTGCCCTTACACCGGCCGAGATTTCCAAGTCTAAGGACCGTCTCAAGGCCTTTGCTGCGTCTGACAAGGCGCGCCTACAGCGAGAGGAGGCTCTCAACCAGCTTGAGGCATTCACCTACAAGATTAGGGATCTCCTTGAGGGAGATGCCTTTATCGCGGCTTCTaccgagaaggagaggaCCAAGTTGGCAGAACTTGCCAGCGAGACAAGTGACTGGCTCTATGCTGATGGTGCAGAGGCTAGCAAGGATGTTCTTAagtccaagctcaaggttctCAAGGACCTGGTCACACCCATTCAgaagagagttgaagagaccGAGAAGCGACCTGAATACCTTACTGCACTAAAGCAGACTCTGGAGAACACCCAGGGATtcgttgacaagatcaagggGCAGATTGCCGAGCATGAGAGTTGGCACAAGTCTGCCTCTGAGTCCGCctctgcatcttcatcagTTGAGTCTCCCAGCACAGAGGCTGCACAAGAGAAGGCCACAGGTGACTTTGACGGACTGGAAGACGAAGATCCTGCGGTTGCGGAGGCCCGCAAGATGGAGCAAGTCATTAGAGAGAAGGGACCTATTCCTCCTCTGTACACTTTGGAGGATCTCAAGGAAGTCATTGATCTTCACAAGGCCACTCTGGACTGGTTGAATAACCTCGAGGCCAAGCAGTCTAAGCTTGCTGCCACTGCCGACCCTGTGCTCCTcatcaaggacctcaagaccaagcgtgacaagctcgagaaggtcaGCGTTGAGGCCGCCCTCAAGGGTGCCAGAaaggtggaggagaagaaccgacaagccaagaaggctgccaaggaggccaagaagaagagcaagaagagcaagacaaCAAGCGGAGAGGCATCACAAGAGACAGTGCAGCTTAACGCTGAGGACTTCATGAAGGACGGTGAGATCGATAAGGAGCAGCTCGAGAAGTTGCTCAATGATATGAAGAAGGAGAacgagaagaatgagaagagcaagaagagcgagggagagaagaagcaggctCACGACGAACTATAG
- a CDS encoding hypothetical protein (At least one base has a quality score < 10), translating to METFKSLFAKPDPQAQMRKCNALMRQNIRKIDRDIQTVKQVEYKTKNLILQADKRAQRDSSRAKQAQQEVRDFCSGGHHREKSRRERFPADGDMLMEDEEADGEVDKVLGEILKDRKQPALPVAPVPEPQKPQEEEEEEEDPEAMMDQMRNRLEALRS from the exons ATGGAAACATTCAAATCTCTATTTGCGAAGCCTGATCCTCAGGCCCAG ATGCGCAAATGCAATGCGTTGATGAGGCAAAACATCCGCAAGATCGATCGAGATATCCAGACTGTGAAACAAGTCGAATACAAGACGAAGAACCTCATCCTCCAAGCCGATAAGCGAGCCCAGCGCGACTCATCTCGCGCCAAGCAAGCCCAACAAGAAGTTCGCGACTTTTGCTC GGGGGGACATCATCGAGAGAAGAGTCGAAGAGAACGCTTCCCTGCTGACGGTGACATGCTTAtggaggacgaggaggccGACGGAGAGGTTGACAAAGTCTTGGGGGAGATTCTCAAGGACCGCAAGCAGCCCGCTCTGCCTGTGGCGCCTGTACCGGAACCACAGAAACCccaggaggaagaggaggaggaagaggatccAGAAGCTATGATGGACCAGATGCGCAACCGGTTAGAGGCGCTTCGAAGTTAG
- a CDS encoding 5-methyltetrahydropteroyltriglutamate-homocysteine methyltransferase produces MVQSAILGFPRMGVNRDLKKATEAYWGGKISQSDLLAEAKRLRLAHWKIQQDAGVDIIPSNDFALYDQVLHQIQDFGAVPERYTKDGLDPIDQYFAMGRGHQKEGVDVPSLEMVKWFDSNYHYVKPTLQDNQTFKLTDSPKAVAEFKEAKEAGINTRPVLVGPVSFLHLGKADRGQSVEPIDLLEKLLPVYEQILTQLKEAGAETVQIDEPVLVFDLPQKTKAAFKPAYEKFASLGDKIPKIVFTTYFGDIVHNLDLLPKDVYGVHIDLVRNPEQLEKVLGAIGPNTILSAGVVDGRNIWKTNLKRAIETVETAIQKLGKDRVIAATSSSLLHTPHTLASEKKLDPEIADWFSFATEKASEIALIAKAVTEGPASVREQLEANAKSIKARADSPRTNDPQVKERQSKVTQKDYERKSEFTTRISQQQKKLNLPLFPTTTIGSFPQTKEIRVQRNKFTKGEITAEEYDRFIEKEIEENIKIQEELDLDVFVHGEPERNDMVQFFGERFQGYAFTTHAWVQSYGSRCVRPPIIVGDISRPQPMTVKESKYAVSVSKKPMKGMLTGPVTCLRWSFPRDDVHQSVQAEQLALALRDEVVDLEKAGIDVIQVDEPALREGLPLRSGEERDAYLKWAVQAFRLSTAGVEDATQIHSHFCYSEFQDFFHAIAALDADVLSIENSKSDAKLLRVFVDSEYPRHIGPGVYDIHSPRVPSEQEIKDRIEEMLQFLKPEQLWIDPDCGLKTRQWKETKEALANMVNAAKYFRAKYAK; encoded by the exons ATGGTTCAGTCCGCTATCCTCGGTTTCCCCCGTATGGGTGTTAACCGTGACCTGAAGAAGGCCACCGAAGCTT ACTGGGGTGGAAAGATCTCTCAGTCCGACCTCCTCGCTGAGGCTAAGCGCCTCCGTCTTGCTCACTGGAAGATCCAGCAGGATGCCGGTGTTGACATCATCCCCAGCAACGACTTCGCCCTCTACGACCAGGTCCTCCACCAGATCCAGGACTTCGGT GCTGTTCCCGAGCGATACACcaaggatggccttgaccCCATTGACCAGTACTTCGCCATGGGCCGTGGTCACCAGAAGGAGGGTGTCGATGTTCCCTCTCTGGAGATGGTCAAGTGGTTCGACTCCAACTACCACTACGTCAAGCCTACCCTCCAGGACAACCAGACCTTCAAGCTCACTGATAGCCccaaggctgttgctgagttCAAGGAGGCTAAGGAGGCTGGTATCAACACCCGCCCCGTCCTCGTTGGTCCCGTTTCTTTCCTCCACCTCGGCAAGGCCGACCGTGGCCAGTCTGTCGAGCCCATCGaccttcttgagaagctccTCCCCGTCTATGAGCAGATCCTCACCCAGCTGAAGGAGGCTGGTGCCGAGACTGTCCAGATTGACGAGCCTGTCCTCGTCTTCGATCTTCCCCAGAAGACCAAGGCTGCCTTCAAGCCCGCCTATGAGAAGTTCGCCAGCCTTGGTGACAAGATCCCCAAGATTGTCTTCACCACCTACTTCGGTGACATCGTCCACAACCTTGACCTCCTCCCCAAGGACGTCTATGGTGTCCACATCGACCTTGTCCGCAACCCCGAGCAGCTCGAGAAGGTTCTCGGTGCTATCGGCCCTAACACCATCCTCTCTGCTGGTGTCGTCGACGGCCGCAACATCTGGAAGACCAACCTGAAGCGTGCTATCGAGACCGTTGAGACCGCTATCCAGAAGCTCGGCAAGGATCGTGTCATCGCTGCCACCTCCAGCTCTCTCCTCCACACCCCTCACACTCTTGCcagcgagaagaagcttgaccCCGAGATTGCTGACTGGTTCTCTTTCGCTACCGAGAAGGCTTCTGAGATTGCTCTCATTGCCAAGGCCGTCACTGAGGGCCCTGCCTCCGTCCGCGAGCAGCTTGAGGCTAACGCCAAGTCCATCAAGGCTCGTGCCGACTCTCCCCGAACCAACGACCCTCAGGTCAAGGAGCGCCAGTCCAAGGTCACCCAGAAGGACTACGAGCGCAAGAGCGAGTTCACCACCCGTATCagccagcagcagaagaagctgaacctTCCCCTCTTCCCCACTACCACTATCGGATCTTTCCCCCAGACCAAGGAGATCCGAGTTCAGCGAAACAAGTTCACCAAGGGTGAGATCACCGCTGAGGAGTACGACCGCTtcattgagaaggagattgaagagaacatcaagatccaggaggagcttgacctCGATGTCTTCGTTCACGGTGAGCCTGAGCGTAACGACATGGTTCAGTTCTTCGGTGAGCGATTCCAGGGTTATGCTTTCACCACACACGCCTGGGTTCAGTCCTATGGTTCTCGATGCGTCCGACCTCCCATCATCGTCGGTGACATCTCTCGACCTCAGCCCATGACCGTCAAGGAGTCCAAGTACGCCGTCTCGGTCTCCAAGAAGCCCATGAAGGGTATGCTTACTGGCCCCGTCACCTGCCTTCGATGGTCTTTCCCTCGTGACGACGTCCACCAGTCCGTCCAGGCTGAGCagcttgcccttgccctCCGTGACGAGGTCGTCGACCTTGAGAAGGCTGGTATCGACGTCATCCAGGTCGATGAGCCCGCTCTCCGTGAGGGTCTTCCCCTCCGCTCCGGTGAGGAGCGTGATGCCTACCTCAAGTGGGCCGTCCAGGCTTTCCGCCTCTCCACCGCCGGTGTTGAGGACGCCACTCAGATCCACTCTCACTTCTGTTACTCTGAGTTCCAGGACTTCTTCCACGCCATCGCTGCCCTCGATGCCGACGTTCTGTCCATTGAGAACAGCAAGTCTGATGCCAAGCTCCTCCGAGTCTTTGTCGACTCTGAGTACCCCCGCCACATCGGACCTGGTGTCTACGACATCCACTCTCCCCGTGTCCCCAGCGAGCAGGAGATCAAGGACCGCATCGAGGAGATGCTTCAGTTCCTTAAGCCCGAGCAGCTCTGGATCGACCCTGACTGTGGTCTCAAGACCCGTCAGTGGAAGGAGACCAAGGAGGCGCTTGCCAACATGGTTAACGCCGCCAAGTACTTCCGTGCCAAGTACGCCAAATAA